The genomic DNA CTGGGAAAAGGCTGGACCTGGAGGTTTCTTGGGTGTTTTTCctctttatttatttatattttctGTTTTGTTTGACTTTAGAACTTCAAATCTTCATTATGCTATGCTCTAGTTGACAGATATCGACATATATCTGGGTTACATATGTACACAATGGATAACGAACGTGATGCTTCTATAAAAATTCAAGAACTCCAGATAGAATTCCTCACAGCCACCTGCCTCCAACGCCAGCAGATCGGATATAAAtaagataataaaaaatatataaaaaatcaaaatagaataaaaacaGAAGGACGTGAACCATCAAACTAATCAATCAAGGGGGATATCactggagaagagagagactACATGTTCTTGCCGAGACATGCGGTATGCAAGGGCGTCTGCCCCTCGAGATCGCGGATCATCAACTGGGCCCCGGCTTGCACCAGCATTTCGACCAGATCACGCCGATTTCGCTCACAGGCAAGATGCAAGGCTGTACGGCCCAACCAGTCCTGCGCGTCCACCTGGAGAGCGTGGCGGCGTGTCGGACACAGCAACACTTGCACCACTTCTGGCCGATGATGCTTGACAGCCAGGTGCAGCGCCGTTTCACCCTCCCGTGTTGTCACGTTGATATTTACGCCGCTGCCGGTTGGTGAGTCCAACAGTAGCGTCACCAGGCGGGCGTGTCCCTCCATCGCTGCGAGATGTAGGGGCGTCAGCCCGGCGCTATCGGCGATCGAGGCATCCGCGCCCGCACTGATCAGCACCCCCAGGACAGACTCGTGCCCGTACAGAGCCGCCCGGTGAAGGGCAGTGTTGGCAAGGGAAGACTCTCCGGGGGGTGTGGAATGTGACGGAACAGATTCAACAACGGTTGGGGGGCTGGGATTCGGTGTTATACTAGGGCTGGGTGCGTGGATTGGCTGGGAGGATTTCACCGTGTCTGCAGCAGAGACAGGGACCGCTGAGGGATGGGAATTTGAGAGATTGCCATTGTTGGTGTTTGCCAGCGCGTATGCTTCCTCGATGGGGTTGTAGGAAGGCCCCCGGCCGGCCATCGTCGGTCGTTGGGAACCATCGAGGGACGGCGGAGTCCACGACTCGGGGAAGGATAGACCGtccagaggaggagagaagagctGAAAGTCCGGCGGAGTTTGAACCTTCACCGGGGTCTGGAATGGGGGTaagggttgttgttgatgttgttgctgttgcttctgctgctgctgctgcttctcctcctccttagGAGccttggctgctgctgctgcctcttTGGCactttccagcttttccttcttcaatccTACATGGCATGGTTAACGGGGTCAAGgcatcacctccttcctccaggaACTTACTCTTACGATACCCCCTCTGGGCAATCCGATTTTGAGCCCTTCGCCGCTCCACCCGATCATCGATATTCGCCCAATTCTCGCCGACGACCTGAACGGAACTACAGTTGATCAGCAAAAGCAGATGGGAGAAAAGGGGTCTGAAAAGAGTATACGTACGTGATCATCGTGCAATTAGGGTCCACTGACATTCTCATGGCGATACAGTAGGAGATGGGCTATCCGTTCTCACGACCGGGGGCCATCGCCCACCCTGGGGCCCTCtacatatatgtatagaAAAAGGATCACGCCGTCATCTTCACTACATGCACTACAGATCTCTGCCCCCAACATTGCTCAGACTCGTTGGATTGGTATCCTAGCGTATCTTCATCTTACGAAAGAAATAACTGAGGAAAGGGCGCCGGCCACATGGTCGCCACATGGGGAGGTCCATAGTGAAGCAGATCATTTCCTACTTCCACTATACGAGCCGATCTCCAAAAGTATGGCAGAGACGAACTAAGGCGAAGGACACCAATAGGACAATCTTTTGCTGGGTCGCAGTCGAGTTCACGGACCCTGTTAGTCTGGATCGCCTCGTTTAGGAAGgggccgttggcttacgGTGGAGTTGTGTTGGTAATATTATTCGATGAGATCATTCCTAGACATTTGGATTTGCATTTATAATTTCTCTTAATCTTTCGCCTCTCTTCTGATAGACAAGATGGTTTCTGAGTCTAAGGTTGACCATATAGAGAGTATATATGTTGGTGTATACAGCGATAAGCGTACATGTAATAAGAGGCCATAAAAAACCTCCTGGACTCTAGCAAACAAGGACTTGGGGTACATAAAAAAAGTATGGAATTGAAAAGAACGCCACTGGAGATCAGGACTAGCGTATGAAGCTCTAAAAAAAGAACTGTATAGAGTTAAAACTGTCAGCAGTCTCGGAATCGCTAGAATGCCAGGCGCAGGCATCGCAAGCATGAAACGATGCAGCATGGAGTAGTAAAACCGTGCCAATATACGGCACAGCGAACCATGACGTACAATATCTCCGGTCCGTTTGTTTCAGATTCAGACCTGAGAAATTAGAGTAAGAAATTAACCTGTCAAAGCGTCGCGAGAAAATGGCCCTGTGACACGGTGGGAAGGGGATTTGCGATGGTTACTGGCGGTATCAAGGGTGACTTGGGCACTGGGGGCTTGACCGAAGTTTGGATATGAAACGAGgaacctcctcttctgggtTAACAGTAGCAATGCCCAGTACCTAGATGCATACCTCCGCATCCCTATGAGCCAATCGAGCAAGCTGCCAGAGTGCCCGACCAGTCCTGTTTCCTTGTTGAACGCACCCAAAAATAGAGTCACACAAGTAGAACTTCCCGAAGAGTAAGCACTAAAGGTCCAGGTACCGAACTAAGGATCGGGATCCATACCCAAGCCCCTCTTAACAGAAGCACTATCGTTGGTGGCTTGGCATTCTTGTCTGGTGGATCTTCCGAGATTAGGATTGCAGGATAGTATCACCCTCGTCTTCCCAAGCTGCCTGACTCGTAAGGCCATCATTCCAACACGACCGGACTAGAAGCTGGCTGTCGCAAGTTTTTGCTATGCTCCAACGTAGGCTGATACTTGAATCAGGCTGAAGCACCACGAGAACTCACCCAGCAGATTGAGAACAGGACACCTACACGAGATCATCCCTTCTTACTGTCAGCATGGATCCCACTCGGTGTTCACTAACCCGATTAGAAAGGACCCCCAACGTACCAACTCCGCCTCCCATGATCGACCCGTCCACCAAAGTTCTTCCCGCTTCCCGAGGCAGAAACGAGGCACAAATCTGGCAGAAACAAGGCAGAAACGGGATCGATACCTGATCTTAGGGTTCCACTGGGCACGGC from Aspergillus oryzae RIB40 DNA, chromosome 7 includes the following:
- a CDS encoding ankyrin repeat domain-containing protein (predicted protein), whose product is MAGRGPSYNPIEEAYALANTNNGNLSNSHPSAVPVSAADTVKSSQPIHAPSPSITPNPSPPTVVESVPSHSTPPGESSLANTALHRAALYGHESVLGVLISAGADASIADSAGLTPLHLAAMEGHARLVTLLLDSPTGSGVNINVTTREGETALHLAVKHHRPEVVQVLLCPTRRHALQVDAQDWLGRTALHLACERNRRDLVEMLVQAGAQLMIRDLEGQTPLHTACLGKNM